The Streptococcus sp. oral taxon 431 nucleotide sequence TTTCTACCACAACCCATGGCAAACCGTATTTATTTAAAGCTTCCATGAATGGGTCTGGATCCAACTCTTCAAGGTTATAAACTCCTGGTTGTTTCCATGTACCATCCATCACTAATTTTGTCCCAATCATGGCTGGAACACCTGTTGTATAAGAAATGGCTTGTGAACCAACCTCTGCATAGCACTCCTGATGGTCGCAAACATTGTAGATGTAGATGGTCTTTTCAACGCCATCTTTGATACCTGTAAAGATACATCCAATATTAGTTTTACCAACAGTACGTGGTCCAAGGCTGGCAGGATCTGGAAGCAAGGCTTTCAAGAATTGGATTGGTACGATTTCTTGGCCGTTGAAGTTAATAGCATCTGTACGAAGGAGCCCAACGTTTTCCAAGCATTTCATATGCGTTAGATAAGATTGGCCAAAAGTCATAAAGAAGCGAATGCGTTTAACTCCTGGAATATTCTTTGCTAATGATTCGATTTCTTCATGGTGGAGGAGATACATGTCTTTTTGACCAACTTGAGGGAAATCATACTCACGTTTGATAGACATGGCTTCGACTTCTACCCATTTTCCATCTTCCCAGTAAGAACCTGGTGCAGAAACCTCACGTAGATTGATTTCTGGGTTAAAGTTTGTCGCAAATGGATAACCGTGGTCACCACCATTACAGTCTAAAATATCGATATAGTGGATTTCGTCAAAGTAATGTTTGAGTGCATAAGCTGAAAAGACGCTGGTTACACCTGGGTCAAAACCAGATCCAAGTAGAGCAGTCAAGCCTGCTTCTTTGAATTTATCTTGGTAAGCCCATTGCCATGAGTAGTCAAAGTAGGCTGTAAAACCAAGTTCCTTACAACGTTTCTCATAAATAGCACGCCATTCAGGGTCTTCTGTGTCCTCAGCCTCATAGTTGGCAGTATCGATATAGTGGACACCTGTTGCCAAACAAGCATCCATGATGGTCAAGTCTTGATAAGGCAAAGCTACGTTCAAAACAGCTTCTGGTTTGTAGCTTTCAATCAAGGCAATCACTTCTTCTACCTTGTCAGCGTCAAGAGCAGCTGTCTCAATCTTAGTATTTGTTTTACCTTCTAATTTAGCCTTCAAGTCATCACATTTTGACTTGGTACGGCTAGCAATCATAATCTCTTTAAAAGTTTCGCTATCTTGGCAAATCTTTGAAATAGCAACTTGGGCAACGCCCCCACATCCAATAACTAATAAACGACTCATTTTTTTCCTTCCTCTTCTTCTAAAATGTCTTCTACATACTTAGGCAACATAAAGGCACCAATATGCAAG carries:
- a CDS encoding saccharopine dehydrogenase family protein: MSRLLVIGCGGVAQVAISKICQDSETFKEIMIASRTKSKCDDLKAKLEGKTNTKIETAALDADKVEEVIALIESYKPEAVLNVALPYQDLTIMDACLATGVHYIDTANYEAEDTEDPEWRAIYEKRCKELGFTAYFDYSWQWAYQDKFKEAGLTALLGSGFDPGVTSVFSAYALKHYFDEIHYIDILDCNGGDHGYPFATNFNPEINLREVSAPGSYWEDGKWVEVEAMSIKREYDFPQVGQKDMYLLHHEEIESLAKNIPGVKRIRFFMTFGQSYLTHMKCLENVGLLRTDAINFNGQEIVPIQFLKALLPDPASLGPRTVGKTNIGCIFTGIKDGVEKTIYIYNVCDHQECYAEVGSQAISYTTGVPAMIGTKLVMDGTWKQPGVYNLEELDPDPFMEALNKYGLPWVVVENPQMVD